One Thermosphaera aggregans DNA segment encodes these proteins:
- a CDS encoding MnhB domain-containing protein, with amino-acid sequence MSKRFAVLVIILALTVASALVLSYTEFAKPAKELKPIGLFYIENSYFGNLTAKSPEAVTAIVWDYRGLDTIYESAVFFLAIVGGLSIFRLESPQPAGKEAKGLTRISRTGTKIIALLIISVSASIALHGHLTPGGGFQGGSTLAVAPLLLIPVFSVTRLVSAGITSKRLVFARSAAMTCIGLTALLPVLKGLELASNLSFYPAEIGGELISGSLFFYNIFEYLAVGSGFTAVFLYLSTFEETYRREIEKEVGV; translated from the coding sequence GTGAGTAAGAGGTTTGCAGTTCTCGTTATAATCCTAGCGTTAACAGTTGCGTCCGCCCTAGTATTATCCTACACGGAGTTTGCAAAGCCGGCGAAAGAGTTGAAGCCTATTGGATTATTCTATATTGAGAACTCCTACTTCGGAAACCTCACGGCTAAAAGCCCTGAAGCAGTCACAGCAATAGTGTGGGATTACAGAGGCCTTGACACCATCTACGAGTCCGCGGTATTCTTCCTAGCAATAGTGGGCGGTTTATCGATTTTCAGGCTCGAGTCACCTCAGCCGGCCGGGAAGGAGGCAAAGGGTTTAACAAGGATTTCTAGAACCGGGACTAAAATAATCGCTCTTTTAATAATCAGCGTGTCAGCCTCGATCGCTCTCCACGGGCACCTAACCCCGGGCGGAGGCTTCCAGGGCGGCTCCACACTAGCTGTGGCACCATTACTGTTAATCCCGGTCTTCTCCGTAACGAGGCTCGTTTCCGCCGGGATCACGTCGAAAAGACTTGTATTCGCTAGAAGCGCTGCCATGACGTGTATAGGGTTGACAGCACTCCTCCCAGTCCTGAAAGGGCTGGAGCTCGCGTCAAACCTCTCCTTCTACCCTGCTGAAATAGGGGGCGAATTGATAAGCGGTAGCTTATTCTTCTACAACATTTTCGAATATCTGGCGGTAGGATCAGGCTTCACAGCAGTCTTCCTCTACCTATCTACGTTCGAGGAAACCTATAGGAGGGAGATTGAGAAGGAGGTGGGAGTATGA
- a CDS encoding ABC transporter permease encodes MSSELRSIVNIAYRDIARFWRYKYWLAGQVAMNLADILIFGLIFNGVVNKDLIPDYVRFVTPGILCLSIFISSFSIGREVGVELRREVTQYLLTLPVRREGLIIGRLLGGAARGLVYQFGFLVFASIILTPPSLEGWLYVLATSSTLALTMSSVSISLSTVTRDFNLQATVRSLTYYILFFVSNIFYPQKVIAARLGPLAPVVDYSPLTMATNIYRWAFRYDASINPWGNFAGLGAWSLVIVALAYKLYIRNLLRD; translated from the coding sequence GTGAGCAGTGAGTTAAGAAGCATTGTGAATATTGCTTACAGGGATATCGCCAGGTTCTGGCGCTACAAGTATTGGCTAGCCGGTCAGGTTGCAATGAACCTTGCAGACATTCTGATCTTCGGGTTAATATTCAACGGCGTCGTCAACAAGGATTTAATCCCTGATTACGTGAGGTTTGTAACTCCCGGCATACTCTGCTTGTCAATCTTCATATCCTCGTTCAGCATTGGAAGGGAGGTTGGCGTGGAGCTGAGGAGGGAGGTTACCCAGTACTTGCTAACTCTCCCTGTTCGCAGGGAAGGCTTGATTATTGGCAGGCTTCTCGGAGGCGCTGCCAGAGGGCTGGTCTACCAGTTTGGCTTCCTGGTTTTCGCCTCAATCATTCTAACACCTCCGTCGCTGGAGGGATGGTTGTATGTTTTAGCAACCTCCTCCACCCTGGCTCTCACAATGTCGAGTGTTTCAATCTCTCTTTCCACTGTTACAAGAGATTTCAACCTGCAGGCCACGGTGAGATCTCTCACATACTACATACTGTTCTTTGTATCGAACATCTTCTATCCTCAGAAGGTGATCGCGGCTAGGCTGGGGCCCCTAGCCCCAGTGGTTGATTATTCCCCGTTAACAATGGCCACTAACATCTACAGATGGGCTTTTAGGTATGATGCCTCTATAAACCCGTGGGGCAATTTCGCCGGCCTGGGAGCGTGGAGCTTAGTAATAGTTGCTTTGGCGTATAAGCTCTACATCAGGAACCTGCTGAGGGATTAA
- a CDS encoding Na(+)/H(+) antiporter subunit B, translating into MITLIHLLLSFASLLAIVFVYLAITEKDLIKAIVFSAGQSISYTIILQLFAAPDVLLAYIAVSVGIYSALLVYVVSKTERFDGGGGSE; encoded by the coding sequence ATGATCACTCTCATACACCTCCTGCTGTCTTTTGCAAGCCTTCTTGCTATAGTCTTCGTATACCTTGCTATAACTGAGAAAGACTTGATCAAGGCAATAGTTTTCTCGGCGGGGCAAAGCATATCCTACACCATAATACTCCAGCTGTTCGCAGCCCCCGACGTGCTGTTAGCGTACATTGCGGTATCCGTGGGTATTTACTCAGCCCTCCTCGTGTACGTTGTAAGCAAGACCGAGAGGTTTGACGGGGGTGGGGGAAGTGAGTAA
- a CDS encoding monovalent cation/H+ antiporter complex subunit F, translating into MIDLTTVLLVSVPLYLGAVVLYTVRLVKGPSIPDMVLAVDCIAYDLAVFLLVIALYYRTPLLVAPSIMLALWAYLLDVFISKHLVSKEVGE; encoded by the coding sequence ATGATTGACCTGACCACGGTACTGCTGGTGAGCGTGCCCCTCTATCTCGGTGCAGTAGTGCTCTACACGGTGAGACTTGTCAAAGGACCCTCCATACCGGACATGGTTTTAGCAGTGGACTGCATTGCTTACGACCTAGCCGTGTTCCTACTGGTTATAGCCCTGTACTACCGTACCCCGCTTCTCGTAGCCCCCTCTATAATGCTCGCTCTATGGGCATACCTGCTCGACGTCTTCATCTCCAAGCATCTAGTCTCTAAAGAGGTGGGTGAGTAG
- a CDS encoding ABC transporter permease has translation MPIPHGFKAVLRVVEWDLMKLKRQKAFIAMRTAWFIIQSLVFGYAISRIARPDLGVDYYKFYLLGLYTALLYSASIARAYIIADEFDDGIIDYHLSLPLKRSVLAAGRVLGGAVSTLIFTAPMMVFILFLTNGLEPVSFLISIASAFAFSIGVVSFVVIIVMKLKSTDTTDIFFGTIDAILVRLSSVFYPLPIIKALNIPAYYYSALFNPLTHFADFLRALVLPEYFLLELSPAQSMFYILGLGIGLLVVAIELFERKLEAGGVK, from the coding sequence GTGCCAATCCCGCACGGGTTTAAAGCTGTTCTCAGGGTTGTTGAATGGGACTTGATGAAGCTTAAAAGGCAGAAAGCCTTCATAGCCATGCGTACGGCATGGTTTATTATTCAATCACTTGTTTTCGGATACGCGATCTCAAGGATTGCGCGCCCCGACTTAGGCGTGGATTACTATAAATTCTACCTTCTCGGACTATACACGGCACTGCTCTACTCAGCCAGTATTGCCCGGGCCTACATTATCGCAGACGAGTTTGATGACGGGATCATAGACTACCATCTCTCACTCCCGTTGAAGAGAAGCGTTCTCGCCGCTGGCAGGGTGCTGGGAGGGGCGGTTTCCACTCTAATATTCACAGCCCCTATGATGGTTTTCATACTCTTCTTGACCAACGGGCTGGAACCGGTGAGCTTTCTCATTTCAATCGCCTCGGCGTTCGCCTTCTCAATAGGAGTCGTCAGCTTCGTCGTGATCATAGTTATGAAGCTTAAGTCAACGGATACCACGGACATCTTTTTCGGCACCATAGATGCTATACTAGTGAGGCTGAGCTCAGTGTTCTACCCGCTACCCATTATCAAAGCCCTGAATATTCCGGCTTACTACTACTCAGCTCTTTTCAACCCCCTGACCCACTTCGCAGACTTTCTAAGAGCCCTGGTCCTCCCAGAATACTTTCTCCTTGAACTATCCCCGGCTCAATCCATGTTCTACATACTTGGTCTCGGCATTGGGTTGCTCGTGGTTGCTATTGAACTCTTTGAGAGAAAGCTTGAAGCTGGTGGGGTTAAGTGA
- a CDS encoding sodium:proton antiporter gives MSEDIFTWSLLLIMLFTNTLLSIYGIVYRRSLTKKLIALTILSDTANLVFILIGFRFIQPAVPPVLTELSLENLEYLKQHAVDPLPQALVLTGIVISMAVNALIAFGIIQAYRITGSTDAKLVVKYFSEGVKGE, from the coding sequence ATGAGCGAGGATATTTTCACATGGTCCCTGTTACTAATAATGCTCTTCACCAACACGTTGCTCTCGATCTACGGTATTGTCTACAGGAGGAGTTTGACGAAGAAGCTGATCGCCCTAACCATTCTCAGCGACACCGCGAACCTTGTATTCATCCTTATAGGGTTCAGATTCATCCAGCCCGCTGTGCCGCCGGTTCTCACAGAGCTCAGCCTTGAAAACCTTGAGTATCTGAAACAGCACGCAGTGGATCCTCTTCCACAGGCGTTAGTACTGACCGGCATAGTGATCAGCATGGCTGTTAACGCTTTGATCGCGTTCGGAATAATCCAAGCATACAGGATCACGGGCTCAACCGACGCTAAACTAGTGGTGAAGTACTTCAGCGAGGGGGTGAAAGGAGAGTGA
- a CDS encoding proton-conducting transporter membrane subunit: protein MELDILLTGLTPFIPVFGAFTTPLISSVFKKRTASLYYGFLISGLTLLATLRLLAQSSTYDVPLVFKAGGWPPPVGIIYILDRVNAILSFTTALVLTLIFAYSLEYIRDEGAVWYSILLLGAEAGILGIILTADFFNLFVMLEVASVSSYSLVMYYRSRAYAIISGLKYAFVGAMGTTLYFVGCALLYNAYGTLNIIDLSLKIRGQYVSLTGPPIETYLLSLGIGLVLMSWAFTIKSGVFPNHFWLPDAHPAAPTPISALLSGLVVNIGGVSLYKFMFIALGGSISPETQALKSAVSAILMFTGTCSAIVGALLMNIQKDLKRLIAYSTVMNTGFLFMAVSTGTPLGLSAFIYHTIIHSIAKSNLFLSAGIFIKATRSRSLEDISGLGFKHPVASIAFATSVLTLAGIPPLPGFLSKMLLYEALFEYNIVTAVVMILASTIGLISYMKIFYMLFFGTQGREVEKVSAKMMNAVLLALSVVLISFTLLLVAYPGFYDAVITVTVKQIGEIETYLESISLI from the coding sequence ATGGAGCTGGATATCTTACTCACCGGTTTAACACCGTTCATCCCGGTTTTCGGAGCTTTCACAACCCCGTTGATATCATCAGTATTTAAGAAGCGAACAGCCTCACTCTATTATGGCTTCTTAATAAGCGGGTTAACCCTTCTAGCAACCCTTAGGCTCCTGGCGCAATCGTCCACCTATGATGTGCCGCTAGTGTTCAAGGCTGGTGGCTGGCCTCCGCCTGTAGGCATAATTTACATTCTAGACAGGGTTAACGCTATCTTATCCTTCACCACAGCATTGGTGTTAACGCTGATTTTCGCATACAGCTTGGAGTATATTCGGGATGAGGGAGCAGTATGGTACAGCATCCTGCTCCTCGGTGCTGAGGCTGGAATACTTGGGATCATCCTAACCGCGGACTTCTTCAACCTGTTCGTAATGCTCGAAGTAGCCAGCGTCTCATCATACTCACTTGTAATGTACTACAGGAGTAGGGCTTACGCCATTATATCGGGGCTGAAATACGCTTTCGTAGGCGCCATGGGCACCACCCTCTACTTCGTTGGCTGCGCACTCCTCTACAACGCCTACGGTACTTTAAACATTATCGACCTATCCCTGAAAATCCGGGGTCAATACGTTAGTTTAACAGGGCCTCCCATTGAAACATACCTGCTTTCGCTGGGAATAGGGCTCGTCCTCATGAGCTGGGCTTTCACAATAAAAAGCGGCGTCTTCCCCAACCACTTCTGGCTACCGGACGCGCACCCCGCAGCGCCCACTCCCATATCAGCTTTGCTGAGCGGTCTCGTGGTGAATATTGGAGGAGTATCTCTCTACAAGTTCATGTTCATAGCCCTGGGAGGCAGTATCTCGCCTGAAACCCAGGCTTTGAAGAGTGCTGTATCGGCAATACTAATGTTCACTGGGACATGCTCCGCTATCGTAGGAGCTCTCCTTATGAATATTCAGAAGGATTTGAAACGGCTGATAGCGTACTCAACCGTGATGAACACGGGATTCCTCTTTATGGCTGTTTCAACCGGGACACCTCTAGGTCTCTCCGCGTTCATCTACCACACCATAATACATTCGATTGCTAAATCCAACCTATTCCTCTCAGCAGGCATCTTCATCAAGGCTACAAGGTCGAGAAGCCTTGAAGACATTAGCGGACTAGGGTTTAAGCACCCTGTTGCGTCAATAGCGTTCGCAACATCTGTTCTAACCCTGGCTGGGATACCGCCCCTGCCAGGTTTCCTGAGCAAGATGCTTCTGTACGAGGCCTTGTTCGAATACAACATTGTTACAGCAGTTGTCATGATTCTTGCCAGCACGATCGGCTTAATCTCCTACATGAAAATATTCTACATGTTATTCTTTGGAACGCAGGGCAGGGAGGTGGAGAAAGTCTCCGCGAAAATGATGAACGCTGTCCTGCTAGCCCTCAGCGTTGTATTGATCAGCTTCACCCTTCTCCTGGTAGCGTACCCAGGATTCTACGATGCAGTAATCACTGTCACCGTTAAGCAGATAGGAGAGATTGAAACATACCTTGAGAGCATCTCGCTTATATAG
- a CDS encoding ATP-binding cassette domain-containing protein, whose product MPDLAVEIKGFTKRFGETVAVDNLTMDIYDGEIFGLLGPNGSGKTTTLLTIATVYKPTSGDILVYGHSVVREDYVVRKLIGIAFQEPKAMWVDKPWDLLTWHAKISGYSSSDARRVVREVMEELGLWEHRNKYFYQLSGGTRKKVELAKVLIQRPRLAILDEPTAQVDVITKHVLWDIIKKMRKQGTTMIVATNDMFEAEKVCERIGIIYRGRLRKVGSIEELKDAIPGGDILEISVEEHGLAEAVVEELSVYGRVEVRGDVLRIYMNKGEEKSLEILEYFRKRNIGVKRIMIKEPTLDDVFMYVTGAKLRE is encoded by the coding sequence ATGCCCGATCTCGCTGTTGAAATAAAAGGTTTCACTAAGCGGTTTGGGGAAACAGTTGCTGTGGATAATTTAACCATGGATATTTACGATGGAGAGATCTTTGGGCTGCTGGGGCCCAACGGCTCCGGTAAGACCACCACCTTGCTAACTATTGCAACTGTTTACAAGCCGACCAGCGGGGACATCCTGGTGTACGGGCACAGCGTGGTTAGGGAGGACTACGTTGTGAGGAAGCTTATAGGGATAGCTTTCCAAGAGCCCAAGGCTATGTGGGTTGATAAGCCATGGGATCTATTAACCTGGCATGCGAAAATATCCGGGTACAGTAGTAGCGACGCGAGGAGAGTGGTTAGAGAGGTTATGGAGGAGCTTGGGCTGTGGGAGCACAGGAACAAGTATTTCTACCAATTAAGCGGCGGGACAAGGAAGAAGGTTGAGCTCGCGAAAGTATTGATCCAGAGGCCGAGGCTAGCGATTCTCGATGAGCCGACGGCACAGGTTGACGTGATAACCAAGCACGTTCTCTGGGATATCATCAAGAAGATGAGGAAGCAGGGAACCACGATGATTGTTGCAACCAACGACATGTTTGAGGCTGAAAAAGTCTGCGAGAGGATTGGAATAATCTACAGGGGGAGGTTGCGGAAGGTTGGAAGCATTGAGGAGTTGAAGGATGCCATACCGGGGGGAGACATACTTGAGATCAGTGTCGAGGAGCATGGACTAGCTGAGGCTGTGGTGGAGGAGCTATCCGTGTACGGCAGGGTTGAGGTAAGGGGGGATGTTTTAAGGATTTACATGAACAAGGGGGAGGAGAAGTCGCTGGAGATACTTGAATACTTTAGAAAGCGCAACATCGGCGTTAAGAGAATCATGATCAAGGAGCCAACCCTTGACGATGTCTTCATGTACGTTACAGGGGCTAAGCTGAGGGAGTAG
- the mnhG gene encoding monovalent cation/H(+) antiporter subunit G has protein sequence MLDQVLFWAGSILLIAGGVFDLLASIGLLRFPNFYVRLHAATIGAIYGAFMPLIGVSLLALSIQDFPAKYMFAGGAFVTGLIILIVAPIGSHVLAYAAHKSKSVKWEPVVDHLEEDSK, from the coding sequence GTGCTCGACCAGGTCTTGTTCTGGGCTGGATCAATCCTACTGATTGCTGGAGGAGTTTTCGACCTCCTAGCCTCGATAGGGCTTTTAAGATTTCCAAACTTCTACGTAAGGCTCCACGCTGCAACCATCGGCGCAATATACGGGGCATTCATGCCTCTTATAGGAGTATCCCTGCTCGCCCTCTCAATTCAGGACTTCCCTGCTAAATACATGTTCGCGGGAGGAGCGTTCGTCACCGGCTTGATAATACTGATAGTGGCACCGATAGGCAGCCACGTACTAGCCTACGCTGCTCACAAGTCTAAAAGCGTTAAATGGGAGCCTGTCGTAGACCACTTGGAGGAGGATTCTAAATGA
- a CDS encoding Na+/H+ antiporter subunit E produces the protein MIKYLATGLVAFLIYIIFSGNITPYDLATGVIVSAICSLLLTPYIVRNESKLKQPARLAHLAYYFLKYITIIEFKAHMDVVKRIFTMDLKPGIVRIPLKCKGDMARLLVASSITNTPGTVVVDESDDYFYVNWIYVFSVSPEEARKSVSEEFEKYATKIFE, from the coding sequence GTGATCAAGTACCTAGCCACCGGGCTAGTCGCCTTCCTCATCTACATAATCTTCTCCGGAAACATCACTCCGTATGACTTGGCAACAGGGGTTATTGTCTCAGCAATATGCAGCCTACTTCTTACACCGTACATCGTGAGGAATGAGTCTAAGCTTAAGCAACCGGCGCGTCTAGCCCACCTAGCTTACTACTTCCTCAAATACATCACCATCATAGAGTTTAAGGCACACATGGATGTGGTTAAGAGGATTTTCACAATGGATTTGAAACCAGGTATTGTTAGAATCCCGTTGAAGTGTAAGGGAGACATGGCCAGGCTCCTGGTAGCATCCTCGATAACTAATACTCCTGGAACAGTCGTGGTGGACGAGTCTGACGACTACTTCTACGTCAACTGGATATACGTATTCTCGGTCTCACCAGAGGAGGCGAGGAAGAGTGTTAGCGAGGAGTTTGAAAAATATGCGACGAAAATCTTCGAGTAG
- a CDS encoding aldehyde ferredoxin oxidoreductase family protein, producing the protein MKGWWGKILHVDLTSKKVREVNLDAKLYMEYIGGRGLAARLLWDLVPQGADPLSPYNALVFANGPLSGLPLPSSGKIQVACKSPLTNGYGDGNLGSMASYHLKRSGYDAVVVTGASKNPVYIYVENNKVEILPAEDLWGKDTFEAEDAIVKKHGRNVGTLLIGPAGENLVRYATIVSQKGRSGGRPGVGAVMGSKKLKALVIKGTMEPPVANPEELRKLSEEAYKSITQSDNYDFWIRQGTMSTIVWSNQNSVLPTMNFREGVWELYETISGDLMEKLKVDRKGCPYCNMQCGNVVNDEIGEKSELDYENVAMLGSNILLPDLKKVAEINKLADMMGVDTITLGSSIGFAMEASEKGLLRERIEWGDYRAVRELVVDTSYRKGLGAFLAEGVMRMSRGLGKEAAEFAMHVKGLEISAYNCHTAPGMALAYGTSSIGAHHKDAWIISYEVKTDRFSYSSEKVERLVFLQNIRGGMFESLTTCRLPWVEVGLNLDYYPKLLTAVTGVSWSFDDIHVVAQRIYSLIRAFWIREHSGWDRTMDYPPARWFKHPLTKGPFAGAKLDPVKYDEMLSQYYKLRGWDENGVPLKSTLERLNLSFTIPVLENFVELK; encoded by the coding sequence ATGAAGGGCTGGTGGGGTAAGATCCTTCACGTTGATTTAACTTCTAAGAAGGTAAGGGAGGTTAACCTTGACGCGAAGCTGTACATGGAGTATATTGGCGGCAGGGGGCTTGCGGCCAGGCTTCTATGGGATTTAGTGCCGCAGGGAGCGGATCCCTTATCCCCGTATAACGCTTTAGTCTTCGCTAACGGGCCCTTGTCGGGACTCCCGCTACCAAGTAGCGGTAAAATACAGGTAGCGTGTAAAAGCCCGTTAACAAACGGGTATGGAGATGGCAACCTTGGCAGCATGGCTTCCTATCATTTGAAAAGAAGCGGGTACGACGCCGTAGTGGTTACAGGGGCTTCTAAAAACCCGGTGTACATTTATGTTGAAAACAATAAGGTTGAGATTCTTCCAGCTGAAGACTTGTGGGGTAAGGATACTTTTGAAGCCGAAGATGCTATTGTGAAAAAACACGGCAGAAACGTGGGCACCCTTTTAATAGGCCCGGCCGGCGAGAACCTGGTTAGGTATGCCACCATTGTATCGCAGAAAGGAAGGAGCGGCGGAAGGCCTGGAGTGGGCGCTGTGATGGGGAGCAAGAAGTTGAAGGCGTTAGTGATCAAGGGAACCATGGAGCCTCCTGTAGCAAACCCTGAAGAGCTTAGGAAGCTTAGCGAGGAAGCATACAAGAGCATTACCCAGAGCGACAACTATGATTTCTGGATTAGGCAGGGCACGATGTCAACAATAGTTTGGAGCAACCAGAACAGTGTACTACCCACAATGAACTTCAGGGAGGGGGTGTGGGAGCTTTATGAAACAATAAGCGGCGACTTAATGGAGAAGCTTAAGGTTGACAGGAAAGGATGCCCCTACTGCAACATGCAGTGCGGCAATGTTGTAAACGACGAGATCGGCGAGAAGAGCGAGCTTGACTACGAGAATGTTGCAATGCTTGGAAGCAACATCCTCCTTCCTGATCTAAAGAAGGTTGCCGAGATCAACAAGTTAGCAGACATGATGGGTGTGGATACGATAACCCTTGGGAGCAGCATAGGGTTTGCAATGGAGGCAAGTGAGAAAGGCTTGCTCCGGGAGAGGATTGAATGGGGGGATTACAGGGCTGTGAGAGAGCTGGTCGTTGATACCTCTTACAGGAAGGGTCTCGGCGCATTCCTTGCTGAAGGAGTAATGAGGATGTCTCGTGGACTAGGTAAGGAGGCAGCAGAGTTCGCAATGCATGTTAAGGGACTCGAGATATCGGCTTACAACTGTCACACAGCCCCAGGCATGGCGCTCGCTTACGGAACCTCATCCATTGGAGCACACCACAAGGATGCATGGATTATAAGCTACGAGGTAAAGACTGATAGGTTCTCCTACTCGAGTGAGAAAGTGGAGAGGCTGGTGTTCCTTCAAAACATCAGGGGCGGGATGTTTGAGAGCCTGACAACGTGCAGGCTACCGTGGGTTGAGGTTGGATTAAACCTGGATTACTATCCGAAACTCCTCACCGCTGTGACAGGGGTCTCATGGTCTTTCGACGACATACATGTAGTAGCGCAGAGAATATACTCCTTGATCAGGGCTTTCTGGATAAGGGAGCACTCAGGCTGGGATAGAACAATGGATTATCCCCCTGCTAGATGGTTTAAACACCCCTTAACCAAGGGACCATTCGCAGGCGCGAAGCTCGACCCTGTTAAATACGACGAGATGCTCAGCCAGTACTACAAGCTAAGAGGTTGGGATGAAAACGGTGTCCCACTTAAATCAACCCTGGAAAGGCTCAACCTCTCCTTCACCATACCCGTGTTAGAGAACTTTGTAGAGTTGAAGTAG
- a CDS encoding DUF998 domain-containing protein, which produces MNMRQFIPFIAFLTPLVFILLAIAFSGWFNIVDNALSDLGHATRSNVAILFNLGLVLGGFLLYSTALIDSRVEVVYRAIMGFAGFSLALVGVFDEVYGRTHFIVSIVFFITILSFLIYYSSRTDGWRRNGALAGIVASVAAWALHFTIKTPPGAAIPELISIFSVAPFYLDVFTEGFKRR; this is translated from the coding sequence ATGAATATGAGGCAGTTCATACCCTTTATAGCCTTCCTCACTCCACTGGTTTTCATACTCCTAGCTATAGCGTTCTCAGGCTGGTTCAACATTGTGGATAACGCTTTAAGCGATCTAGGGCATGCTACAAGGAGCAATGTCGCAATACTTTTCAACCTCGGGCTCGTCCTCGGAGGCTTCTTACTATACTCAACAGCATTGATTGATTCACGCGTCGAGGTTGTCTACAGGGCCATAATGGGTTTCGCAGGCTTCTCGCTCGCTCTAGTAGGTGTTTTCGACGAGGTGTATGGTAGGACGCATTTCATCGTATCCATAGTGTTCTTCATAACAATTCTGTCATTCCTGATCTACTACTCATCAAGAACAGATGGGTGGCGTAGGAACGGTGCCCTAGCAGGCATCGTCGCATCAGTTGCTGCATGGGCATTACACTTCACCATAAAAACACCCCCGGGCGCCGCAATCCCCGAGCTCATCTCAATATTTTCAGTAGCACCATTCTACCTTGACGTTTTCACAGAAGGGTTCAAGAGGAGATAG
- a CDS encoding DUF120 domain-containing protein, producing MECSPDHKYTSHPGTRVLRIEGRVVQGLGEGGFYVEKYVEEFEKTLGFKPFPGTLNIEVLNGDPALHECRGVEVKPPSPGYGPVIAYPACLNSEKVFVIKPLMTKHSSRVIEAISPFNLRKVLGLKNGDIVEVTIFCGEDQAI from the coding sequence ATGGAGTGTTCCCCTGATCACAAGTATACGTCTCACCCTGGTACGAGGGTTTTGAGAATTGAGGGCAGGGTTGTGCAAGGACTCGGCGAGGGAGGCTTTTACGTTGAAAAATATGTTGAAGAGTTTGAGAAAACGCTCGGGTTTAAACCATTCCCCGGCACCCTTAATATCGAAGTCTTAAACGGTGACCCAGCCCTCCATGAATGCAGGGGAGTAGAGGTTAAGCCACCCTCTCCAGGGTATGGCCCGGTTATTGCCTACCCGGCATGCTTGAATAGTGAAAAGGTTTTCGTTATTAAGCCATTAATGACTAAGCACTCCTCAAGGGTTATCGAGGCTATTTCCCCCTTCAATCTTAGGAAGGTTTTGGGTTTGAAAAACGGGGATATTGTAGAGGTAACAATCTTCTGCGGAGAAGATCAAGCTATATAA
- a CDS encoding 30S ribosomal protein S25e: MISVEVDEVSAQKKAKPEKPSKEAGESKVQLATIFQPTEDILKRLEREVKKGEVKYYTPYTLANQLNVKVSVAKKILKEAEKRGILKLYSGGRRTPIYIPAVSNP; encoded by the coding sequence TTGATTAGTGTCGAGGTGGATGAAGTGTCTGCTCAGAAGAAAGCTAAGCCAGAGAAACCGTCTAAGGAGGCTGGCGAATCCAAAGTACAGTTAGCCACAATCTTCCAGCCAACAGAGGATATTTTGAAAAGGCTTGAGAGAGAGGTTAAGAAGGGGGAGGTTAAATACTACACGCCATACACGCTTGCCAACCAGTTAAACGTGAAAGTAAGCGTGGCGAAGAAAATACTTAAAGAAGCTGAGAAAAGAGGGATTCTAAAACTCTACAGCGGGGGGAGAAGAACACCAATATACATCCCCGCAGTCAGCAATCCTTGA